The following are encoded in a window of Amphibacillus xylanus NBRC 15112 genomic DNA:
- a CDS encoding M28 family peptidase translates to MKTWNQLFIRYGWNLAEQERNQFNCQGETEDNISFLVETLEKLGVAYQLDNQLLTVFDEPVVEQEWLKAIDFQHRGRTGFWFKPGEQELKIRELDTFISGVVRQLNRLGFYTDISCDGHDRSLPSIGLSKNVKFDQLEQLFNAIGLDKVRICRERSPRISFRLDRRQLPLVAEQLSTIEVAWLSQGEETIKKQLFFKTLEELLVIPGASRNEGKIRQVVVEKLTPLVDYITVDKYGNILAEKTYRGGTGPTILLNAHLDIASEITENREVIKDNQIWSSSEGILGADDRAGIAIILQLAKSLACSTFSGKVKYIFTVEEEIGLVGARHVEDYFLWGTDAAIVLDRRGTGDIVTSCGEFIPFCNAWYGEFFEDVAREEGLADWQVTSGGSSDTGVWAKHGIESVNLSVGYNNEHMKYETLDVEAAYQTVKLVKGVFKRARTLKSIQLSNLRNDIRQIG, encoded by the coding sequence ATGAAAACATGGAATCAATTATTTATTCGTTATGGTTGGAATTTAGCTGAGCAAGAAAGGAATCAATTTAACTGTCAGGGGGAAACGGAAGATAATATAAGCTTTTTAGTGGAGACTTTAGAAAAGTTAGGTGTAGCATATCAATTAGATAATCAACTGTTAACTGTTTTTGACGAGCCAGTTGTTGAACAAGAGTGGCTTAAGGCAATTGATTTTCAACATCGTGGTAGAACAGGTTTTTGGTTTAAACCTGGTGAGCAAGAACTAAAAATAAGAGAGCTAGATACGTTCATTAGTGGTGTCGTACGTCAGTTGAATCGATTAGGTTTCTATACGGATATCTCTTGTGATGGCCATGATAGATCTTTACCTTCGATTGGTCTTTCGAAAAATGTGAAATTCGACCAATTAGAACAGCTATTCAATGCGATAGGATTGGATAAAGTGCGTATTTGTCGTGAAAGGTCACCACGCATCAGCTTCCGTCTAGATCGTCGACAATTACCTCTGGTTGCTGAACAATTGAGTACTATTGAAGTCGCGTGGCTTTCTCAAGGTGAAGAAACGATAAAAAAACAACTCTTCTTTAAAACATTAGAGGAGCTACTTGTTATTCCAGGGGCAAGCAGAAATGAAGGTAAGATTCGTCAAGTAGTCGTAGAAAAGCTTACACCTTTAGTTGATTATATTACGGTTGATAAATATGGGAATATTTTAGCTGAGAAAACTTATCGCGGTGGAACCGGACCAACAATCTTACTGAATGCACATCTTGATATTGCAAGTGAAATTACTGAAAACCGTGAAGTCATTAAAGATAATCAAATCTGGTCAAGTAGTGAGGGTATTCTTGGGGCGGATGATCGCGCAGGAATCGCAATTATTCTACAACTTGCAAAATCTCTAGCTTGCTCAACGTTTAGTGGCAAAGTAAAATATATCTTCACTGTTGAAGAGGAAATTGGATTAGTAGGTGCAAGACACGTTGAAGATTACTTCCTGTGGGGAACAGATGCAGCAATTGTCCTTGACAGACGTGGAACTGGGGATATTGTGACATCGTGTGGAGAATTTATACCGTTTTGTAATGCGTGGTACGGTGAGTTTTTTGAAGATGTTGCGCGTGAAGAAGGTCTAGCTGATTGGCAAGTAACGAGTGGTGGTAGTAGTGATACAGGAGTTTGGGCTAAGCATGGTATCGAGAGTGTAAATTTATCAGTTGGCTACAACAATGAACATATGAAATATGAAACGCTTGATGTTGAGGCAGCTTATCAAACAGTAAAGCTAGTTAAAGGTGTATTTAAGAGAGCAAGAACGTTAAAGTCTATTCAACTCAGTAATTTGAGAAACGATATAAGACAGATAGGTTAA
- a CDS encoding SulP family inorganic anion transporter, whose translation MHTIKQEWFGNVRADLLAGIVVGLALIPEALAFSFIAGVDPRVALYASFVMAVVISFAGGRPAMISASTGAMALVIVSLVANHGVQYLLAATILTGIIQIILGIFGVANLMRFIPNSVMLGFLNALGIMIFLAQMPYLVGGNAATYIFAIATLILVYLIPRMIKAVPAPLVAIVVMTIIALISGVNMQTIGDLGTMPDTLPTFLFPDVPLTLETLKIILPYSLALAVVGLLESLLTSQVLDEMTQTPSNKNKEARGQGIANIFTGLLGGMAGCALIGQSVINVKSGGRGRLSTFTAGVFLMFLILVLGDVVAIIPMPVLVGIMIMVSATTFNWSSFKFIKQAPKSESFVMLATVAIILFTNNLAVGVVLGVILSSLIFVAKSSKVLVNREDNHFHVRGPLFFASTTKFAKAFDDVEAKDIMIDFTESHIWDESAVSAVIKVKQKLEQNGATVHIQGLNASSQQLYQQLT comes from the coding sequence ATGCATACAATTAAACAAGAATGGTTCGGGAATGTTCGAGCAGACCTACTGGCAGGGATTGTAGTGGGACTAGCACTGATTCCTGAAGCATTAGCATTTTCTTTTATTGCAGGGGTCGATCCACGTGTTGCACTTTATGCATCTTTTGTTATGGCTGTTGTCATTTCGTTTGCTGGCGGAAGGCCTGCAATGATCTCAGCTTCAACGGGGGCAATGGCATTAGTCATTGTCAGCTTAGTTGCAAATCACGGTGTCCAATATTTATTAGCTGCAACGATTTTAACAGGAATTATTCAAATTATTTTAGGAATCTTTGGTGTTGCGAATTTGATGCGCTTTATCCCAAATTCGGTAATGCTTGGCTTTTTAAATGCTTTAGGAATTATGATTTTCCTCGCACAAATGCCTTATCTAGTTGGTGGTAATGCCGCAACTTATATCTTTGCCATTGCTACGCTAATTCTCGTATACCTTATTCCACGTATGATTAAGGCTGTTCCAGCTCCACTCGTTGCTATCGTTGTGATGACGATTATTGCGCTAATTAGTGGCGTGAATATGCAGACGATTGGTGATTTAGGAACAATGCCAGATACATTACCAACCTTCCTATTTCCGGATGTACCACTAACGTTGGAGACGTTGAAAATAATTTTACCTTATTCACTAGCGCTTGCTGTTGTTGGCTTGTTAGAGTCACTACTTACCTCACAGGTGCTTGATGAGATGACGCAGACACCAAGTAATAAAAATAAGGAAGCAAGAGGACAAGGGATTGCTAACATCTTTACAGGCTTACTAGGAGGAATGGCAGGTTGTGCGCTTATCGGTCAGTCTGTTATTAACGTGAAATCTGGTGGTAGAGGTAGACTTTCTACATTTACTGCGGGCGTCTTTCTGATGTTTTTAATTTTAGTGTTAGGGGATGTCGTTGCGATCATCCCAATGCCGGTTCTCGTAGGAATTATGATAATGGTTAGTGCTACCACTTTTAACTGGAGCTCATTTAAATTCATCAAACAGGCACCTAAGTCTGAATCATTTGTTATGTTAGCAACTGTTGCGATTATTTTATTTACTAATAACCTAGCGGTAGGTGTTGTATTAGGTGTGATTTTAAGCTCGTTAATATTTGTTGCGAAATCATCAAAAGTATTAGTTAATCGAGAAGATAATCACTTCCATGTGAGAGGTCCATTGTTCTTTGCTTCAACAACTAAATTTGCTAAAGCATTTGATGATGTCGAAGCTAAAGATATTATGATTGATTTTACTGAAAGTCACATCTGGGACGAGTCAGCAGTAAGTGCTGTTATCAAAGTAAAGCAAAAGTTAGAGCAAAATGGAGCGACAGTTCATATTCAAGGGCTCAATGCCTCTAGTCAACAACTATATCAACAATTAACTTAA
- a CDS encoding methyl-accepting chemotaxis protein, producing MNIENNKEIDNTLQFFLNNASTIKALFSEDVDVTVTDCEKVLKHLLSEDIPVSSSEGRILENGEPIINAIQGNQRVAMDIPENLYGVPFTAVMVPIVGETGEVVGAIAASKSTNRQQKLKGVAEKFAASSQEISASTEELAGSASEFSQYMEQLAEAQNDMREQVESTSKILEMIDGVAKNTRVLGFNAGIEAARSGEHGRGFSVVAKEITRLANESANSVIEIQQLLEDLNQKVENVASIIKNTVQISTNQTTSIEEISRSIQHLTEGAEVIEEMAQEI from the coding sequence ATGAACATAGAAAATAATAAAGAAATAGATAATACATTACAATTTTTCTTAAACAATGCATCGACAATTAAAGCTTTATTTAGTGAAGACGTCGACGTCACGGTAACAGACTGTGAAAAAGTACTTAAACACCTTCTATCTGAAGATATACCTGTATCTAGTTCAGAAGGACGTATTTTAGAAAATGGTGAGCCGATTATAAATGCGATACAAGGAAATCAAAGAGTGGCAATGGATATACCTGAAAACCTTTATGGTGTCCCTTTTACAGCTGTAATGGTACCAATCGTCGGTGAGACAGGGGAAGTAGTTGGTGCGATTGCTGCAAGTAAGAGCACGAACAGACAACAAAAGCTAAAAGGAGTTGCTGAAAAATTTGCTGCTTCATCTCAAGAGATCTCAGCATCGACGGAGGAGTTAGCTGGTTCTGCATCTGAATTTAGTCAATATATGGAGCAATTGGCTGAAGCCCAAAATGATATGCGTGAACAAGTTGAATCAACTTCAAAAATTTTAGAAATGATTGATGGCGTCGCGAAAAATACACGTGTATTAGGGTTTAATGCTGGAATTGAAGCGGCTCGTTCGGGTGAGCATGGACGTGGATTTAGTGTAGTAGCAAAGGAAATTACTAGATTGGCAAATGAAAGTGCCAATTCTGTTATCGAAATTCAACAGCTACTCGAAGATTTAAATCAGAAGGTCGAGAATGTTGCAAGTATTATAAAGAATACTGTTCAAATCTCAACGAATCAGACAACGTCAATCGAGGAAATTTCACGATCGATTCAGCATTTAACTGAAGGCGCAGAAGTTATCGAAGAAATGGCACAGGAAATATAA
- the brnQ gene encoding branched-chain amino acid transport system II carrier protein, which produces MDKKLNFQANLLIGSLLFGLFFGAGNLIFPVHMGQLAGANTLPATIGFLITGVGLPVLGVIASALSRSESLYDMAEPVNKKYSVLFTCALYLTIGPLFAIPRTATVAFEVGLADFIGADYLRIGLLVYSLIFFSLTLYFSFKPGRILDWIGKYLTPIFLVLLSVLIIATFISPMGEASQFAPQGKYVARPLFKGILDGYHTMDALASLAFAIVIISNIEKLGVHDPKRKAVETLKSGVVCLLGMGIIYASLAYMGATSLGSVKSGANGGIILSMVSAHYFGFVGQILLAAIVFFACLKTAIGLITSCAQMFSELFPRSISYNNYAVVFTLVSFVIANFGLDTIIQLSVPVLMFLYPLAITLIILSLLSPLIHKQKIVYRWTTGLTIFAAFFDFINAFPDSVKENAVMIKLINFAETYLPGFADGFGWVVPALVGFMVGLIIWKVREKSLN; this is translated from the coding sequence AATTTTCAAGCTAATTTGTTAATTGGCTCACTACTGTTCGGCTTGTTTTTTGGTGCGGGGAATTTAATCTTCCCTGTTCATATGGGTCAATTAGCAGGTGCTAATACCTTACCAGCTACGATTGGTTTTTTAATTACAGGAGTTGGACTTCCAGTATTAGGGGTAATCGCTTCAGCGCTTTCGAGAAGCGAAAGTCTATATGATATGGCGGAACCTGTCAATAAAAAATATTCTGTACTATTTACTTGTGCTTTGTATTTAACAATTGGTCCGTTGTTTGCGATTCCTCGTACGGCTACAGTTGCTTTTGAGGTAGGCCTTGCTGATTTTATCGGTGCTGACTATCTTCGAATCGGCTTACTAGTCTATTCGTTAATCTTTTTTAGCTTAACGCTTTATTTCTCATTTAAACCTGGTCGAATTCTAGATTGGATCGGAAAATATTTAACGCCTATATTCTTAGTGCTCTTATCTGTTTTAATTATTGCGACGTTCATTAGCCCAATGGGAGAGGCGAGTCAGTTTGCACCTCAAGGAAAATACGTTGCACGTCCTTTATTTAAAGGGATCCTTGATGGTTATCACACAATGGATGCTTTAGCATCACTTGCCTTTGCAATTGTGATCATTTCCAATATTGAAAAGCTTGGCGTACATGATCCGAAAAGGAAAGCAGTTGAGACACTGAAATCTGGCGTAGTTTGTTTATTAGGTATGGGTATTATTTATGCCTCACTAGCTTATATGGGTGCAACGAGCCTTGGTAGTGTAAAGAGTGGTGCTAATGGCGGTATTATCTTATCAATGGTTAGTGCGCATTACTTTGGTTTTGTCGGACAAATATTGTTAGCAGCCATTGTGTTTTTTGCTTGTTTGAAAACGGCAATAGGTTTGATTACATCGTGTGCGCAAATGTTTAGTGAATTGTTCCCGCGCTCGATATCTTACAATAATTATGCGGTTGTTTTTACGCTTGTATCTTTTGTGATTGCCAACTTTGGCTTAGATACAATTATTCAGTTATCAGTTCCGGTGTTAATGTTCCTTTATCCATTGGCGATTACGTTGATTATCTTATCTTTACTATCACCGTTAATTCATAAGCAAAAAATTGTCTATCGCTGGACAACAGGTCTGACGATATTTGCAGCATTTTTTGACTTTATAAATGCATTCCCCGATTCAGTAAAGGAAAATGCGGTGATGATTAAGCTGATTAACTTTGCGGAGACGTATTTGCCAGGATTTGCTGATGGCTTTGGTTGGGTTGTTCCCGCACTGGTTGGTTTTATGGTTGGATTAATTATATGGAAAGTACGTGAAAAGTCACTAAATTAG